Genomic segment of Bemisia tabaci chromosome 9, PGI_BMITA_v3:
AGGTACTTCATTGGTAAAACTTTCTCGGATTACCTGTAGTACTACATAGattcatttatttatcatgTTGTTTAATTACAAACTACGAAGTGAGCGGTTTGATAGTTTTCTGTATGATTTGTGTTGCCTTTTCAAAATCACTGAAAACGTTTTTTCTTAAgattccttttccttttttcttttattttgacttaaggcatcgtttcttgtcaacaattcttttttttctaaagtgaaagaaacgttgttttgtcattttaacttaaacttaacgatgGCAAAGCAATGTTTCTGTAACTCAGAAAAACTGACTttaacttaaatcaaaaagtatgttatttaaaaaaaatgtgtcgacaagaaacgacatTTAAGTCAGAAtgatatctttaaaaaaaaatgttcagtgaaTATAACTTGCATTCATGCAGGAATGATAAAGCCTGTTTTTTCGAAATAATAACTAATAcgactggaaattttgaaactttttactcgagataaatgttttcaatcatTGATGTGGTCACACAAGTAAGagtctaaaataattttatgaagAGACAAATACAGACCACTTATTGCCCTCCTAGCAACGAGTGGGAGCTTTCAAtttcaagcagtggcgtggcgtgctttgcgatatatcgattgatcggccatttaaacctatggaaaaatatcgatacacagggtgttcgcagcgaacaccttaataatcgatttttaccacagattcaaatggggaaatatcgatagatcgcaaagcccTCCTCGCCACTGATTCGAGACAGTACTAGGGCCCGAGTAGAAGAGGTTGCATTATGTCGGGGTGCTTAGTAAGTCGCCGATTCTCTCATTGAAGGGGCTATTTTcatacaaatcgacggtgaaactaccaaaccacgtatctaaaatctacgctcacattttatttttttgaagtagaccaaatcaatatcattccttgaaattttcacggaattttctccgcacaaagaggaaaaatcacagaaattttcaagactggatgttaagtagtttttcatttaaaaaataaagtatgacaagaggtctgcgacgtcgcaaaccgagatacgtggtttggtagtttcaccgtcgaaatgtaatGCAATGAATGGAAATAAGTTGATATATTTCTGCATTGCAAACTTTCTACCCATAACattcaaatcggtattttacGACCAAATGATGCagaaatattgcaatttcacgatgaaaaatttgtgatttcGTCTCACAAAGctgcaaaattatttcaattattttgccACACCATGCTATAGTCCACGCTAAATAAGTTTACGATATTCTAAACTACGACAGAAGATCGTCCAACGTCACTTTTACATGTATAAGAAATGGAATGATCTTGAGGGCAGATTTCTGTCGCATTCGAATAGTGCGTAGACTTATTTGCTGTGGCCCcttattctaccgtgctaagaaagaacgcattatatgaacattcgagagctgccaaagtTCCCGGATTAAAGCAGTCGTGTGACTTGCTTTGACATAGATTGATCCGCCATATAATTTTATAGAAAAGTATTGATAAACAAGGTCTTCGCAATGAACTTCTTACTTAATATCGATTCTTACCAATACCTTCacatggggaaatatcgataatcgattatcctTTTCTCGCCACTGgataaaatatgtgtttttgacaaaatgtttgcatattcttctttgaaagttccagatattttagattgagttgcgaacaaaatacagtatgttggaattttttagccaacttgcgttaaaaatcagcatgaaGCTGAAAACTGCTCAGAGGATTGGCCCAATAAGGTCGAAACGTGTCTGtggttgccttcctgaatggtctttactagtgttgcaccaaacagcttATCTCTTTGAAGGGAAAAGTGTGCTTGTGTGTGATCTTTTCCCTCTggattgagattttcagctttatgctgatttttaacgcacgtccTGGCTGAAACAGTCCAACGTattgtcttacgacccgtgcgtccaccgcaatcagtttgtgacgAACGAAAtagtcttaaaaatttgaagcaaaatattcacaactgcTCCaatgaattcgtattttattacaggaaatttggcaaagtccgAGGGTTCATACGACATTTCCTAAGGGTACGGCAGACTTGGgtatattggacgtatttctgccaaacgaactatgtgcattgagttACGAGCCCTCAttagaatgtatgcataacggttataggacatttcgtccacgattttttgtccgcgcacctgttttttccagtaatttacgtccacgcggtttttcggcacgggagttttggtcccagtgccagttgagacccaaagttaattggcccacatgtaaatacaaacgacaattgctcgcgacgtttttagatgaaaatgtataatgtcttggaagaatgagggtttgcttgtttttttgttttgtctgtttggtccaacagagagtaatatatagttgagagttttggtaaaaatggggagCGTCATTtcaatgagacaaaattcattaaaactctctacacctctttggtgtaagaggatttaattatttttcaagaacttccCACCTTggtatacctgaaccggataaatcTCTATCTGCCTCAGCTAAATGCTCTtaaatttttccagtgtacgataagtatattgatttattttgcgaggaaagatctgtacttttaaaggatgcctgtcattcttaatacgttcaatttcgtataatactgtgcaacacttctgttgtgaaatagttgcttcaggcgccgctgCACGGCGGGCGGACGGCCAGCGcgaatggcgcctacaaacctaagtggatacttcaagcattgtgcaatgcgtgaagtatccacttaggtttgtaggcgccagtgagcctctcgcgctggcagcacgccgctctgCTCTATTAGGCTTTAATATcgatactcgcatagtcagcgtttttttaactcatggttttgaaatgtttgcacactctgcattgatgattctcatttaaattgatgggaaaaaatatgtatcaatttattaaaggagaataataatataatgtgttttcaaaatattggcGGTTCCGTGTCaactttaatgatttccaaagcactttagttttttcttttacattttgtgcttttattgtgctgcagggaggtgtacgcgcaaccaaacgctcaaaatttgacgtatttgactcaaaaatatctatgtacaaatgggttaaaactaaagattgcgtgcttcttggttttttttttcatcttttattcatttttgcagtttctgtcggcacaactgcggctcattgagattaatgtcgcttgaaaaaggtttaacaaatatttgtcacgttttaaaaatataaatgttttcaaaatgaagtaataatttcgtaaagaaaaaagttaaaaaaataaaaaaagtacctatacatatattaggtatattgtacatcgaatattttaaggatagaaataaaaccaaatattcaccgacgacaatttaaaaagatgtttcaaaaggagaaagtaataacattccatttagaaaatgaacaacCATAAAAACACCTCCTTGCCTcccaatttctcatttccattttgtcagtataattttacataccgactaaaatataacgcttggaccaagtcacagttgcttattttacgtgtgggcgtaaactactggacaagaAAGGTGCGCGgtcaaaaaatcgttgacaaaatgtcctgaaacctgcATAACAGGtctcataatgcacatagttccgtttgatagaaatacgacCTATTATCAGATGGTCTCTATTTAATTCACCTCTGATTATCACAGAAATTATAGAGAGAGTATGCTCTCATGctgagtacctatattgagagagtatggccactgggccccatggagaggcttgggacccaaaaatggcggtgctttgttttggtttttgtggatgggagggggggcattgccaacttttgacgattATCACCAGTTATCACCAACTGCACTTGCTGCCAATcctactacatctaagataattttactcaaaaattgcacacgattagcctgcATTTGGGTAactttctcgttacgataagcagagaaaactacattttgagtcattttgcattacattaattcatggcgtccgccatttttgggtcctaagggctccattcagcctaagatggctgagccaatcagaggtggtaacaccagtggccatactctctcaatataggtactctactctcATGAGCATCAGGAAACTTGAACACGCTACACGGACTCCTCTTGTTTTTGCAGCCTCACATGATAGAGCACCACCGCTATCACTAACAAGACTATCCCGACCACGAGAGCGATCATGCAGAACACATTCGCCCAATCAACAAAATCGAGTCGACTCAAAGATTCCCCAAACTCTTGTCCACCACCGAGCTCAAAGGGAAAGTCAACGTCACTTCCGCACTGGTGGAATTTCTCGTGGAGTACGCTGAAACCCGACAGTAACCTTTCTCACTCTTCGTCGAAATCGTCGTGAACGAGAAATACGTAACCTTGCACTTCTCAACGGACGTGCAACACTGAGAGTGTGGTGCTCGTTACCGGAACCGCTTAAAATATAACAGGACGGTTTGTTGTCGAAACCGAGCTCCTTGATCAGCCTCGCCTTGTCCCAGCTGTACAGGTCGCAGGCCGTGATCTTCCAGTTCCGCGTGGATTTCAACCGCATGTCCGCTACGTAGCGCCGGAGAGACATGTCCAGTTGCGCGACTTCCAGTTTCACCCAAACGTGGCCCACTTTGACGGCTTCGACTAACGAGTCGTCGCCCTGGCTTTCGAGTTGCTTTGCTTGTTGCAGGTGTGAAACGCCCTTTTGGTTGAGGGCGCCGATCGCGCTCGGTTGGAGGGTGCACTCGCACGCGCAGTTGAGCGGGGCTGAACACGTGACCTTgaaatcgaaaataaacatctacattaaaaaaatactcgcaaaaaaaaggatgtgtcccatcaAGGTGGGTATTTtcgccctaactttggtcgaaaattgaaacagcttagaataatgtcatgtatggtcgaAGCTACTATTAATCATCTACCCTacgagaacttgtccttatttgaggtgttgaATCTACAGTGttcgatatctcagaaactagtgaccgcatcaaaaaaattatgagaacaaaatgttttcatttttcaaatttacgtGATACgtcggtgtctcctggtcagAAACAGCCCttctgagaaatgaaaaaaattgaattcatgtaagttgaacttttctactcttacgAGTAGAATATTCTGGTGATATGAGTATAGAAgttctactcatataagtagAAAGTTCTTTTCATGTGAgttggcgaattctgaatagtcTACTCGTCATTTTAGCAGGGCATAGCAATATCAAGATGTAAAGGTAACCGCCGTGGCTGTTAtctcagcgttttgtgagttgtcgcacacctTTATCATCCAGAATGTCAAGGCAGCAtccttttctttccagtgaagttGTTATTAATAATATTCTTACCTTGGGTGTAGCGTAAATCGCGTTCTTCCCATCAGATTGATACTCTCCAAAAACACCGCTCTCAGGACAGCCGACAGGGGCGCTGTCAACGTAGTAGATCTCCTCGCCGTATCGCAACAAAGATCGCGATACTTGCGAATCCCAACCCGCGATGGAAAGCGTCAGATTTTTCACGCCCAGCAGACCCAAACCCTGCAAGTTCAGCTGGAAGGACCCATCCTCGCACACGGTGACAACTTGCGAGTAGTTCGATCCGCTCGTGAAATTGAACCCGCTGACTTGGAATTCCAGTTCTGGGACGCCGTGGTACACATCGTAAAGCTCGCCCTTCTGGATCAGCTCCGTGGATGTTGAGCAAACCTTGGTGGATGTTGAGCATTCGGTGCTGTTGGTGGTGTCACACCAGTAGCTCACGAGTGCCCCCTCATTTGTGTCTATACTACACAGGGTATTCGACTGTGTTTTTAGGATGACGTCATAGTCTGAGGTATAGTACGCTGCTTTGTATCTCGTTTTCTGCGTCAGATTCGTGAAGAGTAATGATATACTTTCTCCATACTCATCCTCGATACATAGTCGTTGGTCCTCGGTGAGATTCAAGAGAACTGGATACAcgtttgtttgtattttgaacACTGCGTTGCAGGTATTAGCGGATGAGCAGGATAAAATTTGGCATATTATAAACAAGGCTAACGCGGCTTCTAGAGCGGTGTTTTGGTTCTTGAATCGATTCCGGACTGTCTGGTTTAAGAGGTGTCCTGCGCTGTGATTAACGGAGGCCATTGCTGATCTTTTGGCTGAGTCTACACGTTGCTTAAACTCGGATAGTCTGATATGGTTGAATTGTAGTTGGTCAGCTGTGATTTCATGGATGTTCGAGTTTTTGGTCGATGCCTGAACGTTTAGATTCTGAAATTTCGCACATGCTTCGGAGGGAACCTGCAGAAGAGACAAAGCTACTTAAGCAAACAGTAAACTTACAGTAATCACCAATAAAGATTAATGATGTTTAACATGTATAACAAAATGAGAGATATTAGACAGAAattatatgtatatattataGAAACCTGCACTGCTGTCTCATGCTCAAAAGTGTGGTAgtggaccagtggcgtggcgtgaattgcgatgtatcgattgttgtgccatttaaacccatgaaaaaagatcgattatcagggtgttcgcagcgaacaccttagtaatcgattctttaccatagcttcaaatggcgagatatcgataatcgattattagtGGACGCTCAGATTTTGCTAATGATAACGCaccgtggatcgagtcgatacgAGCGgttagaaaaaatttgaaaaagttaaacgcttataacttcgtttatacaaaactttgaggcttttaaagtttttcattggttccctcgtaaaatCTACTTTCAGAGGCacctctcaaaatttaaaatgtgacaaaataacatcaaaatttgcagttttagtcaaaaatatcgTGTCGGAtctctttgattgactcgattcagTGTGTGACGCAGGAATAAAGAGTCGAGCCATCGTGTTAGAGATCTTAGTCTAATTTAACTTTCGACGGCTAACGAACAAGACCACCTTTTTGCAAACTAATGATTTTGTAGAGCGAAGAGAAAATCtcgtcatttttgtaattttaaggttagatttgcaTTTGTATCATACATTGCAGCATTATTGAAGCGCTCCCGAAGCGCAcagaatggaccagtagacaaggtccGAATTTCAGcgttctgatacacgtttcgtaaccaaaatttcacgtagaacacgatgcgcacaacgaaaattaccgaaatcaactccttacgaagatatttctTGACGCTTTAGTTCAGCTTCAGCAATTTGCCTATAGTTTGAacgacacatggtgggaaatgaacattgctcgattgagaagcttgcagaaaccgttgtagtgcgcgatttgactcacgtagagctttgagtttcttgtgagcaggcagttcaaattcctcataaccaatgtgaaataaaaatgtaatacCTCCGTTAGGAGtcggtttcattagttttcgttgtgcgaatcgtgttctatctgaaattttggtcaagaaacatgtatcagaatgcttgaattcgtgccttgtctggaggtccattggaaaaaaactaaaatcatcagcttgcttATTTTATtctgtagaatgcggcaaaatggaccactagacaatgcacgagttaaaggattctgatacatgtttcttaaccaaaatttcacgtaaaatacgactcgcgcaacgaaaatcactaaaaccaacgcctaacgaagatattaacgtttttatatcacattggttacgaggaatttgaactgcccgctcacaagaaactcaaaactctacgtgagtcaaatcgcgcactacaatggtttcagcaagctgctcaatcgagcaatgttcatttcccaccaagagcttttcaaactataagcaatttgctatagctgagccaaagcgtcaagattgaggttgccagatttttatatcgcaaagactgtcatgataatgttcagcgcgcgatgtgaatcacgtagagcattgggttttcatgagcgggtggtttgaattcacgcatcaggaatcatttagTATTattgtaaggagttaattttggtaatttttgtcgtgcgcatcgtgttttacgtgaaactttggttaaaaaatatgtatcagaatgcttgaattcgtacct
This window contains:
- the LOC109030884 gene encoding uncharacterized protein produces the protein MASVNHSAGHLLNQTVRNRFKNQNTALEAALALFIICQILSCSSANTCNAVFKIQTNVYPVLLNLTEDQRLCIEDEYGESISLLFTNLTQKTRYKAAYYTSDYDVILKTQSNTLCSIDTNEGALVSYWCDTTNSTECSTSTKVCSTSTELIQKGELYDVYHGVPELEFQVSGFNFTSGSNYSQVVTVCEDGSFQLNLQGLGLLGVKNLTLSIAGWDSQVSRSLLRYGEEIYYVDSAPVGCPESGVFGEYQSDGKNAIYATPKVTCSAPLNCACECTLQPSAIGALNQKGVSHLQQAKQLESQGDDSLVEAVKVGHVWVKLEVAQLDMSLRRYVADMRLKSTRNWKITACDLYSWDKARLIKELGFDNKPSCYILSGSGNEHHTLSVARPLRSARLRISRSRRFRRRVRKVTVGFQRTPREIPPVRK